Below is a genomic region from Candidatus Binatia bacterium.
TGAAGATTCCCGATCATCGGACGCAGCAGTTGATACATGTAGTTTTTCAGGACCGCGAGAAACTCATGTTCCTGAAAGTAACATGAGAGTCCGACTCCTCCTCTGCCCGTAGCGGTTTTGGGATCACGCTCGCGGGTCAATTCCCAACGCCACGCTCTTAATTGCGGTGCCACGTAAGAACGAAAAACGCACGGCTCTTGACCGGTTCGAACTTTAGGATGGCCGGCGAGCAAACGTTGGAGCCACGTGGTCCCGCTGCGTGAACAACCCACGATAAAAACCAGATTACCGCCGGTGTAACCAATGGCCTGATCACGCTCTGGTCCGGAAATCGCTTGCATCGTTTCAGCGGCGCTTCGCCCGACGATCGGATAAAATCATGTCTAGCCTCTTTGTTTCAATCGGCCCCACATTTTATCAGTCGTCCCTACGCCTTGTAAGCCTTACGCCTTTGGCCCAAGAGTCGATAAAAAAACCAACGAGCAAAGTATTTAAAAATATTACACACGATAGCCCAGAGCAAGGGGTCGGCTTTCGCTGAGGCCCATTCGGTAGCGGACTCCACGGTTATATTTGCCGGCGTAGCGCCTGGCTGGCTCGTGCGCGCTCGCGTGCGTAATGGATCGCACCGCGCAGTTCGCGTATTGTCGCCGGTAGCTTCTTCAGTCGAAACGCACTTTTGAGCCACTTCCGCAGATAAACATATTTTCTCAACAGTATGAATTTCATGTAATACGCACCGCGCCCGTAGTCATTATCCGCTGTCCACCGCTCGAACTCATTCGTGCCCGGCTTGCGGCCGTGGTGATGATAGACCACGAGTTCAGGGACGTGAGCGCCCGTGAAACCTGCCATCGACGCCCGCGCACAATAATCAATGTCCTCTACGCGAAACGGCGTTCCGGCTCCGAGCATGGTGTCAAACGGACCGATCTTGTCGATGACACTGCGGTGGAACACCATGTTTGCGCCCTGGATTTTCCCAGCGGGGATGAAACTGCCGGGCGGAAGTCTCTCAAACTTTTCCTTCCGGTTTACGCCATACCTGGCGTCGGTCGGGTCGTACAGAAAAATGCGGCCGCCGCAATAATGAAATTGGCCTGAATCGAAGACTCGACTCGCTGTGAGGAGGTAGCCGGGCGCCAAATAGCAATCGTCGTCGCTGAAGACGATGACGTCGCCCCTGACCCTGACGAGTCCAGCATTTCGGGCGTAAGATAAACCGGGACGCGGTTCGTCAACCACCTCCACCGGAAAGGGGACCTTCCGTTGAAACGACCTCATGACTTGCTGTGTGTCGTCCGTCGAGCCGTTGTCGACGAGGACCAGCTCGGTCTCTGCTTCGAGCATTTCCTCCGGATTGATCGAGTCCAGACACCGCTGCAGCGAAGCAGCGCGGTTTCGAGAACAGATCAACAGGGTTACGTTAAGTTGTTTCAAGCCGGCGCCCTCACCCATCCTGAGTCTGTGCGACGGTCACAAATGTGCCGCCCGTCTTTGGTTCATGAATGAACACAAAATCGTCGGTCAAAATCATCGCCTTTTCATCCAGGTCAAAATACCCACTGTGTCGACGAACTCGAGCCGTGCGTCCTGCCGCAGCTCATCCAGAAGCTGCTTCACGCCCCGTTAACACGAGAGACGGGAAACAAAGCACCGCCACCGTCTCGCCCACGCCTGCCTTGGTTAGGTTCGCGTACAGCGCGGCCATGTCCTTCGGGCCAAATTCGCCGCCTTTGACGCCTTTGAAGTTCAAATGAGGATCGATGGTGTACACACGAGAACCGCTGCCGGTCTGCGACCCAAGCGCCAGGGCCACGGTCGAGCGGCCGCGAT
It encodes:
- a CDS encoding glycosyltransferase family A protein encodes the protein MKQLNVTLLICSRNRAASLQRCLDSINPEEMLEAETELVLVDNGSTDDTQQVMRSFQRKVPFPVEVVDEPRPGLSYARNAGLVRVRGDVIVFSDDDCYLAPGYLLTASRVFDSGQFHYCGGRIFLYDPTDARYGVNRKEKFERLPPGSFIPAGKIQGANMVFHRSVIDKIGPFDTMLGAGTPFRVEDIDYCARASMAGFTGAHVPELVVYHHHGRKPGTNEFERWTADNDYGRGAYYMKFILLRKYVYLRKWLKSAFRLKKLPATIRELRGAIHYARERARASQALRRQI